Proteins encoded in a region of the Pseudomonas denitrificans (nom. rej.) genome:
- a CDS encoding flagellar basal body-associated protein FliL has product MRAFLALLLAFSFSTFVMASESEEAKPEDANKPVFIDLTPALVGNYGSGPRLKYFKADIALKVTGKEASEKVEHHEPLIRNQLVMLFAQQTDDSLGSVDGKEKLRQEALKQVQTALQQEEGKPLVDDLLFNNLIVQP; this is encoded by the coding sequence TTGAGAGCTTTCCTCGCCCTGTTGCTGGCCTTTTCCTTCAGTACCTTCGTCATGGCTTCCGAATCCGAGGAAGCCAAGCCGGAAGACGCCAACAAGCCCGTATTCATCGACCTCACCCCGGCGCTGGTGGGCAACTATGGCAGCGGTCCGCGCCTGAAGTACTTCAAGGCCGACATCGCGCTGAAGGTCACCGGCAAGGAGGCCTCCGAGAAGGTCGAACACCACGAGCCGCTGATCCGCAACCAGTTGGTTATGCTGTTCGCCCAGCAGACCGACGACTCCCTCGGCAGCGTCGACGGCAAGGAGAAACTGCGCCAGGAAGCCCTCAAGCAGGTGCAGACCGCCCTCCAGCAGGAGGAGGGCAAGCCGCTGGTGGACGACCTGCTGTTCAACAACCTGATCGTCCAGCCCTGA